The Castanea sativa cultivar Marrone di Chiusa Pesio chromosome 4, ASM4071231v1 sequence GATTATAAGCAGAGAAATCCTCACATAATTTGTCTTCACCCTTCAcctaattataaaaatttaaaaaaaaaaaaaaaaatcaaatttgtgttacataattttttttcgaAGATGAAGCTAATTATTCAGCATTTATCAAAGCAGTCCTGACAGCATTAAAGACAATAGTAAAGAATTGGACAGGCTAAAATGTAGCTTGTCCAGAATTTTGAGAAAGCCTCTTCACTGCAATTTCTTGTCCAGTTGGTAATACACCCTATGAGAAAGCCAAACTTGAAAACTAGAAATCCTATCATATACAAGGAAACATATAGACTCATTTTCCCCAATCTAATAGCTACTAATGACATTATAACAATTCTCTTTTGGCAATTTACCTTGTAGACAGGACCAAAGCCACCCTGTCCAATCTTATTTTGAAAAGAGAACTTGTTAGTAGCAGTAGAAACAGTCTCCAAATCAAAAAGTGGTAGCTTAAGGTCTTCCTTCTGAGTCTCTCCTATGGAATCTCTATAGGATTTTTTTGAGCTTTCAGCTACAACATACAAATTGACCAGcagaagaaaattataaatttattgtacttcATTTGGCATTCACAAGCATTGTCACTGTAATTACCACGGcaatatttaaaagaatttGTAACTAAATCCATGTACGGCAATTCCatcaatcaaaacaaataaatacataataaactaaaaaatctACATCAATTCAATGATTCATACAGGTCCCTATAATCTTAATAAATTGTTCTAACCATGAGATTTACAGCAGCACACTGCAATTTTGATACCTAGTTTTCCATAAAATAAGCATCAGCAGAGTTAGCATAATCGTTTAGATAAAAAATTTCAGTAGAGGGGTGAAACATctaatataaagttataaacagGGGAAGTCAACCATGACAAATCAAGTTATCAAGAAGAAATTATTATAGCTGCTCAAAAATCTTGAGACAAGACTCAATCCAATCACAGCAGTTATCACTAAACACGTACTGGTGTTTTTCAAGACCTGTCATGCTAATTTGGCATTTATGCATATATGTAAAGGACAACCTTGTTTTACAGTTTAAGGAAATCAAATTATGAACACAGAACAGTCAAGAACTCGACCTTAAGGATACATATCCAgtctttttataattaattccCCTTAGAAAAATTGTTATAAGTCAAAGTGGCATGCCGCAATTTTGTCACACccaaatgaaattataaaagtcaccaaaatttttattatttaatgatAAAACAGATCTAACGTAGAAGTCC is a genomic window containing:
- the LOC142632028 gene encoding putative inactive G-type lectin S-receptor-like serine/threonine-protein kinase SRK, whose protein sequence is MLLVDFIGWFTFRMRRAKRRAESSKKSYRDSIGETQKEDLKLPLFDLETVSTATNKFSFQNKIGQGGFGPVYKVKGEDKLCEDFSAYNQAKGTLFDGETRLFLHDSESQGIWSH